In Escherichia ruysiae, a genomic segment contains:
- a CDS encoding GPO family capsid scaffolding protein, whose translation MAKKVSKFFRIGVEGDTCDGRVISAQDIQEMAETFDPRVYGCRINLEHLRGILPDGIFKRYGDVAELKAEKIDDDSALKGKWALFAKITPTDDLIAMNKAAQKVYTSMEIQPNFANTGKCYLVGLAVTDDPASLGTEYLEFCRTAKHNPLNRFKLSPENLISVATPVELEFEDLPETVFTALTEKVKSIFGRKQASDDARLNDVHEAVTAVAEHVQEKLSATEQRLSEMETAFSALKQEVTDRADETSQAFTRLKNSLDHTESLTQQRRSKATGGGGDALMTNC comes from the coding sequence ATGGCAAAAAAAGTCTCAAAATTCTTTCGTATCGGCGTTGAGGGTGACACCTGTGACGGGCGTGTCATCAGTGCGCAGGATATTCAGGAAATGGCCGAAACCTTTGACCCGCGAGTCTATGGTTGCCGCATTAACCTGGAACATCTGCGCGGCATCCTGCCTGACGGTATTTTTAAGCGTTATGGCGATGTGGCCGAACTGAAGGCCGAAAAGATTGACGATGATTCGGCGCTGAAAGGCAAATGGGCGCTGTTTGCGAAAATCACCCCGACCGATGACCTTATCGCGATGAACAAGGCCGCGCAGAAGGTCTACACCTCAATGGAAATTCAGCCGAACTTTGCCAACACCGGCAAATGTTATCTGGTGGGTCTGGCCGTCACCGATGACCCGGCAAGCCTCGGCACGGAATACCTGGAATTCTGCCGCACGGCAAAACACAACCCCCTGAACCGCTTCAAATTAAGCCCTGAAAACCTGATTTCAGTGGCAACGCCTGTTGAGCTGGAATTTGAAGACCTGCCTGAAACCGTGTTCACCGCCCTGACCGAAAAGGTGAAATCCATTTTTGGCCGCAAACAGGCCAGCGATGACGCCCGTCTGAATGACGTGCATGAAGCGGTGACCGCTGTTGCTGAACATGTGCAGGAAAAACTGAGCGCCACTGAGCAGCGCCTCTCTGAGATGGAAACCGCCTTTTCCGCACTTAAGCAGGAGGTGACTGACAGGGCGGATGAAACCAGCCAGGCATTCACCCGCCTGAAAAACAGTCTCGACCACACCGAAAGTCTGACCCAGCAGCGCCGCAGCAAGGCCACCGGTGGTGGCGGTGACGCCCTGATGACGAACTGCTGA